Genomic DNA from Setaria italica strain Yugu1 chromosome V, Setaria_italica_v2.0, whole genome shotgun sequence:
CATAATGAAATTACCCTGACTAGCCATCTCTTTCTCTGGGTGGTACATTCGAACATCCTTGACGGCGAACATTGTTATTATCTTGCGAAagcttagggtgtgtttggttgcatgcaccacatgatgcatgcatggatgatcctggatggggtggttcaacccatatggttcactctaattagtagaataatgtattaagtggaatggcctcatcctggatgagttggtccaattcacccaaccaaacaaaaggatcattattattttgaattatttcatacatgaatcaaatgatacaaccaaccaaacacacccttagtgcCATACCTGGaaaatttaatttgaatgaattaaaACAGACAGTAAATTAACAAGGGTTACAGATACAGCAAGAGCTACCCTGCTGACATTTCCTGGGCTGCAATCGACGGTCGAGGTGGCCATGCTGTTAGAAGTTAGAACCCTGCAACGACTGTGCTGCAGGAGCCACCGTCGGCGGGGGAGCCGAGACTCTCGGCGGCGTGGAGTACGCGGGCGGCGTCGGAGGTGCAGCCCTGGCGGTAGATGTTGCAGAGGCTCACGTCAGGGGCCTCCCTATCGTGGGAGGGGAGTGATCGACGAGGTGCTCGGACCCGGCGAGGTCCTgtagtggcggcggtggaggaggcttGGGGACTGTGATTGGGGAAAGCGGCGAGCGAGGAAGGGGAACGAGGAGGAGAGCTGGCCAGCTGAGATGAGCGAGCCTGAGCCGACGCGAGGGCAAAGAAAACCACTCCTGAGCCGAGCGATGCCTCTTCCACGCTGTCCCGTCCGATCTGCACGAAGCACCGCGCGGCAGAAATCAGAGGCAGGGCTGCACGGAGGGCTCTTTGCAGTCCTCCTGCACCGAATTTTTTTCCACTCCGGCGTACTCTAGCTACTACCAGATCCATCTAAATTTGGTTCCTATGCTCGTTTCCCATTCAAATCAGCATTTTCCAACAGCAACCAATTTTTACTTTATAGGACTACACAGTTATACTGGGCGTGAATATATGCATGAATAATAATGGAATCCGTGAGTTAACCACCACCAGTCAACAGAGAGCGAGCAGCCACAACCTAGCAACCAACGATCCATCCATCAATGTTTCACGAGCTCGCTGCGTCGTCGTCACGACCGATCAAATCCATCCATGCATCGGCTGCATGATTCATCGGTTGAACTCCCAACCTACCCTGCCTAGCTGTTGGAGTAACTCCAAGCTCTCCCTACTATACCCTGGCCAGCAATATATATTTGATCCATCGATGAGAGCATGAGCATGCACGTAGCAGTAGAGATCGCCGGAGATGGACTGCGGGAGGCTCGCGctcgtggtggcggtggcggcggcggcgatggcgtccTGCGCCGTGGAGACGAGGGGCGTGGCCGCGTCgggcgcgccgtcgccgtgcaTGTACATCTTCGGCGACTCGCTGGTGGAcaacggcaacaacaacaacatcctGAGCCTGGCGCGGGCCAACTACCGGCCCTACGGCATCGACTTCCACGAGGGCCCCCCCGGCCGCTTCACCAACGGCCGCACCATGGTCGACTTCCTCTCCGACATGctcggcctccgcccgccgctcgtcCCGCCCTACGCCACCGCGAGGCCCGCCGACCTCCCCCGCGGCGTCAACTTCGCCTCGGGGGcctccggcgtcctcgccgagACCGGGAACAACCTGGTCAGTATGTCGTCTAGCTCAGTACCGCACGTACACAACCttgctgtcgtcgtcgtcgtcgtcgccggcgagctgatcacaattcacaagagCTTCGTTCCTTGTGTTGTTGTGGCAATGGCAGGGCGGGCACTACCCGTTGTCGGAGCAGGTGGACCACTtccgggcggcggtggccgcgatGGGGAACTCGTCGGCGTTCCGCGGCAGCGCGGCGAGGCTGGCGGAGCACCTGGGGCGGTGCATCTTCTTCGTGGGGATGGGCAGCAACGACTACCTCAACAACTACTTCATGCCCAATTACTACGACACCGCGCGGCGGTACAGCCCGCGGGACtacgccgcgctcctcctccagGGCTACGCCGCCCAGATCACCGAGCTCTACGGCCTCGGCGCCCGCAAgttcgtcgtcgccggcgtcggccaGATAGGCTGCATCCCCTACGAGCTCGCCAGGATGAACAACGACAACCAGCCCGACACCCCCTCCTCCGTTGGTAGCGAAGACATCGCCATCTCCATcggcatcggcggtggcggtggcggtggcggtggcggttggGGTGGCGGCATCGGTGTTGGGAGATCATCGTCGACTTCATCAAACCCAAacggtggcagcggcagcggcggcggtggaagctACAGTGCGACGAACCCGACCCTGACGCCTGCAGACGCCGGCAGTGGTGGCGCGTGCAACGAGACGATCAACAGCGCGATCGCCATCTACAACCGCGGCCTGCTGGACATGGTGAAGCGCTTCAACGGCCGCGGGCCGCAGCAGCTGCGCGGGGCCAGGCTGGTGTTCCTCGACACGGTGCAGAGCGGCAAGGACctcgccgccaacgccgccgcgcacgggttCACGGTGCTGGACCGCGGATGCTGCGGCGTGGGGCGGAACAACGGGCAGATCACATGCCTGCCGCTGCAGCGGCCCTGTGACGACCGGAGCGCCTACATGTTCTGGGACGCCTTCCACCCTACGGAGGCGGCCAACAGGATCTACGCCGCCAAGGCCTTCggctccaactccaccgccgAGGCGTACCCCATCAACGTCAGCAAGCTCGCTGCCATGTGAACGTGCATGCGCCATCTCGGCTCCGAATCGATCCACCCAATAATTTCGTTTCAATTTATATGTGCTTGTTTTAATGGACTGGTTTGCTGATATACATGTGCACGTTATGTTATAACGGCCTATTGCAACGTACAAAAATCAAGAGTTAAATGAATTTGTACCAAGAGTTAAATGAACGATTAGGCCCCATTTGGCTGGGCTCCAGGAGCGGCTCCTCGAGCGGCTTCGGGAGAAGCCCTGTCAAAGGGCGCGCAACGCCCGaaagggctccggctccggcggcttCACCCCGCGACCCCGCGAATCCCACTCTCAGGAGCCGTTCCGGGGAGGCGGAGCAAAAAAGCGAGCTCccacggctcctcctcctcgtttccCACCCTTGCCCTCAAGGGAGGGCCCGCAGGCAGGTGGAGGCGGCAGCAAGCGTTGCggagacggcgacgggcgggaggCGGTCGACAGCAACGGCGGGGGCTGAGATGGGCGGGaggcggacgacggcgacggccgggaGGCGGGGGTGAAGGCGACCGGGAGGTGGACGACGGCGACAGTGGGAGGTGGGGGCCAGCCGCGGGCGGTGGGGGCAGGCCAGCAGCGGGAGACCAGGAGGCGGGCAACGGGGGCCAGAAGATGgatagggaagagagagaatgggAGGCCAGCGGTGGAAgagtttagggtttagggtttagagAGAGAATGGGAGGCTGAAGGAAGTGAAAATAAATAGGaagagaaaagaaggaaaataaataggaagaaaagaaaaaaaagaaaggaaaaggtattatgggtatttcatcttatctaaccattttaagggtctgtttgggaggaggggctaaaatttagccctgggttaaagtttagcccactcaaataaaggggctaaaatttagcacctagggtgtttggatgggaggctaaaatttagcacctaataGTCAAAATGACTCCCGTACCCCTGCTTTTCTCCTCCCGCGCTGCCCCTCCCGCCCGCGCTGCCCCTCCCGccctccttgcatgcatgctctGGGTGCGCTGGCCCTCCTTGCATGCAACGGAGGGCCTtgcactgcatgcatgcatgcctccGTTCTACTCTCTTCTtgcactgcatgcatgcatgcctccctttcttcttgattcttctcctctctcttcttctctttctctttcactCTTACACAGTACATGAGAAGGGAATATTATGTCTATTACAATGTCCAACAACTCCAAAATTAAACTAAAAATACATTATCATTACAACATTGAAATCAAATTTTTTAAGACCTTATTGTACAAGGCATGAGCTATTTCATCTCGAAATACATTCATGTTGCTatcttcatctcctccttgGGTACTTGTCCTATCTCCTCCGCGGTTTGAAGTTTCGGGCATtggaataaaattttcatcacaaTCGTACAAATCAAATTCCCTATCGGCAATACCATTCTCTCGAATAAAATTGTGAATTGCCATGCATGCCACAATAATTTTACTTTGCTTGTGCATTGGAAAACTTGGTATACCCATTAgtatcctccacttcatcttcaaaactccaaaggacctctcgataacatttttaagggatgaatgtgcataattaaaGGTCTCTTGCATACCTTTGGGCATTGGACCATTACGAAACTTCGGTAGATGGTACTTTGTACCCTTGTAAGGTGCTAGGTAACCGGGATGGTTAGGATACCCCAAATCAACTAGGTAAAACTTGCCTACAAATGAAGGCAAACTTGTTAGGTAAAAGAACTAGACAACATATAAGGATAAATGTAAAGACTATCGTATAGAAACTAGTGTACCTGTAGGAGGATGTGGAAACTTGTCACCGTATTTTTCTATGGCATCACTGAACACTCTCATATCATGGACCGATCCAGGCCATCCACTAACAATAAATGNNNNNNNNNNNNNNNNNNNNNNNNNNNNNNNNNNNNNNNNNNNNNNNNNNNNNNNNNNNNNNNNNNNNNNNNNNNNNNNNNNNNNNNNNNNNNNNNNNNNCAAGTATCCATAGGAACATTCCTTAAAGCCTTCCACTGTTGACATATCTCGAGTCCCTCTCAAACCATAGGAGTCAACCAATAAATCATGAAGTTGATGAAATAATGGGCaactcatcctaaacatgttataACAAGAGGTCGTATTTGACAATGTTTTCATTTACCCATTCAAGGCCCGTCACTGTTGCAACCCTCCTTGGAGCTTTGTGTATGTAAGATTCATAGTACATACCGAGGGTTAACATCACATTGGCGAACTCCCGATTCCTCTTACGACAGTGCATTATGAGCTCCATAGTTTCATCTTCACTAGATAATTCTTCCATAATATAATTatcctcatcatcacttgagAACTCAGTTGAAGAATTAGCATCCTAAATCATAAACAATGCAAAAGGTTAGTACTATTAGATAGTACCACTATTCATTTTCCATCATATAACTGTTAGCAAGCAACTATTTCATCCTAAATCAGTCACACTACTCATTTTATTCAAACAACTCGGTTCAAAGACAAACAACTCAGTTCAAACAACTCAGTTCAATCAACTCAGCTCAAACACACTAAGACAACAAAGTAGCAAACAACTCAgttcaacaagccctaaactaATACATCTTGTGTTCCTCACACTATGTCTTTAAGAAATCAGCCTAGCTTCAGGACTTGGGATATTGCAGAAGAACTCTCTGTACATTCCATCTTTAAAAATGCTCAGGCAAGCATAGTACTCAACACTATCAGGAGCAGCACCACATTCTAAGGTCAATTCTTGACACTTCTTCAACTCTGCTCTTTCCTTCATCTCCTTGGTAGTTTTCTcgtccaccttcttcttcaatatctTGTGGTGCCTAGCATCAGATTCAACCCATTTATTCAACATCTTGTCCATAACCTGAACCATAGGACTCTTGGACTTCTTTCCACGACTTGTGGCAGTGGACCTAGTGCTAGTACTACTAACCCTCTTCCTGCTATTAGTACTAACTGGGCTGTCATCACAATCAAAAGGGAACCCCTGCTCTCCAGGaagttcttcatcttcttctccaggTTCTCCAGGaagttcttcatcttcttctccaggTTCTTCATCTTCTGCTCCAGGTATGAAGGAGGTAGACCCATCTCCTCTAGCTGATCCATATACTCTAGAACaccatatttgaattttttacaTTCTGATTTGGGACCCTGCAAAACAAATACAATGGTGGTTAAGAACATAACTATCTCAGAGCATAACATAAGACAGGAGGTTACACAACACTGAAATGGGACTTACCTTTGTGTTTTTCTCCCACCACCAATCTGGAGCTGTGACAGTACCATTTGAAGCCCTTCCCAAGCCACTTTCTGTGTGCAAGCCCCTTCAGAAGGTGTACAATGTTTTCAATCCATGTAGCCTATTCTTGAACTGCCTCCTTTCATGTTTCAATCCAGTTGCAGCAAAATATTTTTCTTGCACTATTTTGTAACCTCTTGCGAACATGGTAGCTTTGTGACAATTCCCTTCTCTAATTTGCTCAATGCACAAATTACAGAACAAAAGTGTATTTAGTTCTGACTAATATGCCTTGTCACCTTTAATCTAGTGCATACACACAAGGATATAAAAAAGTCATACAAAATAGCTTAGCCACTCTTACTAGCTTAGCTACTGCTGGATTACTCATACATATGCCAATGAACATGTCTAGAAGAATCAGCTTAGCTACTAACTTGAATTACTCATACATATGCCACTGGGTTACTAGAAGAATCAGCAATCAAATGAATCAGCAATCAGCAATCAAATCAACATGTCTAGATTACTACAACAATCACCAATCAACAATCAACAATCAACATGTTTAGATCAGTACCTTAGAAGTTGCATGCAATCAACAATCAACATGAGTTCAACAATCAACATGAGTTTAGATCAGTACAAGTTTATCTCAGTAATTGCATACAAGCTGCATACATCTGGCACAATTCAAGTTGCAGCAACATCTAGCGCGTTTAGATCACAACAATCAACAATCAACAATCACAACAGCATAATTGCATACAAGCTGCAGTTCAAGTTTAGATCAGTACCTTAGAAGAGCCAGGAAAGATCACTTCGACGCCATCAGCAACATCTGGCGCGTTTCCTTCGTCAGCGTACAAGAAACCTTCGTCGTCACTGCCTCCACGTCGACGACGCCCACCGGCACGTCCACCGCTgtatccaccgccgccggcaccaccatcAGACGCGGATCCAATGAACAGGTTCCTAGTCGCGCGCCCACCACCTCTGCtaccgccactgccgccgccacggattgcgccgccacctctgctTCTCTCGGCGCCGCATCCTCTGCTCCCCCCGGCGCCGCGAACCTTGCTCCCCCCTGCACCGCCACCTCTcgtgccgcctcctcctctgctgcctccgccgccattgCGGGGCACGCGAAGCCCGAGGGTGCGAGCACCGCCCCCTCGAGCAACTCCGTCGTCCTCACCCCAGAGGATGTCGGCGTATGAGGTGAAGGCGGGGAACTCGTCAACCTGCAAGTTCAGATCCAAGGCCTGCATCCCGGATTGTGGCCCTTGGTACGAATCCACTTGGGAGAAAAGGTCGAAGGCGCCGGAGGGGAAGGGCGGATCCGGCTGCGAGAAGGGGTCGTCGCCGTGGCCGTCCATGACGACACGCGAGTGGGGTCTCTGGATCTGGATCTGGAGTAGCGTGGGGTGGggacgccgccaccgcgcgTGGTGGGGAGggacggacggcggcggggtggcgaCGCAAGGAAGGCTGCGGGGtggggaagaaaaggaggacGACGGCTTAGTGGAAGGGAAAGGACGGCGGAGGCCCGTCGACGGAGGAGGCGCGGTGAGGGAAgggagcggcggagggggcgcggTGAGGGAAGGGAGTGGCGGAGGCGCGTCGGCGGAGGGGGCGCGGTGAGGGAAAGGAGCGGTGGAGGGGGCGAGATCCAGATGAGAGTGGATGAGGAATGGGAGTGGCGGCGCGCGTGCGGGagtgggaggagagagaaggggtgcAGGGTACCGGGTGAAAAAATGGACGAGGGGGACTACTTTTAACACTTCTAGTCGATTTTAGCACTCCTTGAGGGGCTATGGATTATGAGGGTTAAATTTAGCCCttccattttagcctaggtgtttgggaggaggaggggctaaaagtgactaaaatgggggtACTAAaatctcccaaacaccccccttTACCATAAAAAATGACTAGATTTAAAACATGTTCGAAAATATAGATCTCAAAGAGTTCCAATTCACGATTGCTTCCTCGGCAGACCAGAACCTGGCGTGTGGCGTCACGAAAAGAGCACTCGACGGTTCGCTTCTTTCGGTCTGGTCATCTCTTCTCTTGCAATTTTCGTACAAAATCCGATTCTTATCCGCAGGCAGTCGGGGCGAGCTCGCGGTCGCGCCTGCTGCCGGAGGAGGAATGGAAGCTGCAATCCCCCTCGGCCTGACCCTTCCCCGGAGCAGCACTGGTATCTGCAGCTTCTCCGTGCTGCTCAAGTCCACCCCCAAGCCCAACCTCAGCTACTCCGGCAGGGTCCCCGGAAAGCCCGCGCTTTTCCCTCCCCGCGCCGTCTCCGAGGACCGCGCCGACGCCACGCCGCAGTGGCAGCTCGACTTTCTGGGGGCACGCTCTGGGGCCCTCGACCCGcctgaggaggaggacgacgacgacgagcttcTCCCCGCCGAGGCCAACGACTGGTGCGTCCGCGCGCGCCGCTCCGCCCTGCGCTCCATCGAGGCGCGGGGCCTTGCGCCCTCGCTGCAGCGGATGGTGTCCacgcccaagaagaagaagaagaagaccgcCAAGAAGAAAGACCTCAAGAAGGCGGCCGCCGAGCTCAAGCGCCGCAAGAAGCAGCTGGATGCTGCCCGggaagacgaagatgaagacgaagacgaagaggaagaagacgatgacGTCGTTGATGATTTGCGGGACATGGACGACCTGGAGCTCCGGGTCGCGCAGTTCGCGGACGGCATGTTCGACGAAAAGCGCCAGAGGAACAGGGAGGCGTTCGTCCAGACGCTGTCCAGGTTCTCGGCCGCGCCGTCCAACAAGAGCAGGGAGGTGTCCTTGAACCGCTCCATCGTCCAGGCGCAGACCGCCGACGAGGTGCTGTCCCTCGCGGCGGAGGTGATTGCCGATGTCGCCAAGGGTCTCAGCCCGTCGCCACTCACGCCGCTCAACATTGCCACCGCACTCCACCGCATTGCCAAGAACATGGAAGCGGTGTCCATGATGCAGACGCACCGGCTCGCCTTTGCGCGTCAGAGGGACATGTCCATGCTCGTGggtatggccatggtggccctGCCTGAGTGCTCGCCACAGGGTATCTCCAACATAGCCTGGGCCTTGTCCAAGATTGGTGGCGACCTGCTCTACCAATCAGAGATGGATAGGATCGCTGATGTTGCCATAACCAAGGTTCAAGAGTTCAATGCACAGAATGTTGCCAATGTTGCTGGAGCATTCGCATCCATGCGCCAATCAGCACCAGGCCTTTTCTCAGCTCTGGCCCAGAGAGCAGCACAGATACTGCAAACCTTCAAGGAGCAAGAGCTTGCTCAGTTCTTGTGGGGATGTGCTTCTCTGAATGAGTGCCCCCATCCTTTGCTTGATGCACTAGATGCTGCTTTTCAGAATGATGCCAGGTTCCAATGCCATGTGTCTGATGTAACATCAAGCATGCATCAAGAGATGGACCGTCCTCTGAACTTCGGTCGAGATCAGATTGGGAATATTGCTTGGTCCTATGCAGTAATTGGGAAAATGGACCGTCCATTCTTTTTACATATCTGGAGAACTCTGAGTCAATTTGAAGAGCAACGGGTCTCCGATCAGTATAGAGAAGACATGATGTTTGCCTCACAAGTTTATCTTGCAAACCAGTCTTTGAAGCTTGAATACCCAAATCTTGGACTGTGCTTAAGGAGTGATCTTGAGGAGAAAATAACAAGAGCAGGAAAGAGCAAAAGGTTCAATCAGAAGACAACTTCTTCATTTCAAAAGGAGGTTGGTCGTCTTCTATATAGTACAGGGCATGAATGGGTTAGGGAATATGCAATTGACGGTTACACAGTTGATGCTGTGTTAGTTGATGAGAAGCTTGCATTTGAGATAGATGGGCCAACACACTTCTCCAGGAATTTAGGTATGCTTCTGTTGCTTTTGTGTGCCATCCTGGAGCTTCAGGCTGACATTTTTCCTGTCATCTTACTGAAATATCACAGAATAAACTAATTGAAGTGTGCTAATTTTGCAGGTACACCTTTAGGCCATACAGCATTTAAACGTCGCTACATTACTACTTCTGGGTGGAAGTTAGTTTCCTTGTCTCTTCAAGAGGTTAGTTATATGTTCATAGCCATTTGTGGTATTAACTGGCAGTTATCTAAATTTACCCTTTCATCTGTTTATGATTCACAGATTTTTTTTGGAGTACTCTACTGTAGTCTGTAGTGTTGGGATATTTCAGACCCGAGTTTCATATTCCAGTTATATAAATTTACACTTACCTTTTTATGATTCACAAATATTTTTGGATTAGTCTACTGTAGCGTTAGGATATTTCAGACCAGAGTTTCATATTCCAGTGTTAGAAATTGGTGCCGTAGtttttgttttccaaacttaGGTACTGCAAGTCATTTGCTGAAAGCACCATGTGATATGTTCTTAATTCCTTTTTTTATTCTCTTTATGCTTCCATCTGAACTTCAAAGTCCATGCACCTGTTCTGCACTCTGTTATAATTGAAGTACAAACTCTTAAAGCAAAAGTGGATAGCAAGGAGTAACCTAATATGTTGTCATCAGGATCTCTGCCCTCTAGGCTCTAGCTTGAATTCTGCAGTAGATTTTTGAACCCATCAAATAGCTGAAAGATTTTCTTTCTGTTCTGGCGCTAACCAGGATATGGACTTATTGTTTTGTTTCCCTTGACAATTACAGTGGGACGAGCTCCAAGGTGAGTTTGAGCAATTGGAATATTTGAGGAGGATATTAGACATAGAGGCTGAATAAATGCCACAGTTGGGCAATAGAGATTGAGCAAAAAGGCTTCTGGAAAGGACAACTACACGGACCTCCCTAGAAGTCCAGGCCATTTTCCTGCACGTTTTTGTGAACCTGTACGTGAGCTTCGGAAACTTCAAGTTAGCACAAAATTAAGGTGTGCCACTGAGCTGTAGGGAGTTTTAAGTTAGCTGAGCATTAGTGATAAGAAATACAGTTTGAAGTAAACTGTACCGTGCTAATTTTGAGAGATACTTTGTACTGAAGACTGAAAGCATTGCTTAAAGTCAATTCTTGAACATTGTAACATATGTATATCGTACTATGAACAATGCAATGAACAATGAAGTCTCTATAGATGAGCCGTTATGCTGCACATTGCAACAGACTTTTTGATTGGTGCTATACAGTACGAGTTTGATTCGATGTGGCATAATGATGAGTCAATTCATGTCTGCCGTTTTCAGGTATGCATCTTATGCCAAGAAATTCCACAAAGATACTAACTCCAACTTTACTTCCTTACACTGCAAATCTTTCGACGAAACAAAAGGTGCTTCATCACCCAAGGTAGTAAGAACAAGGTGTAATCTTTAACAGAATTTGCATAATAATACAACACAAGTGCATTCAGGAGTCCATTTGGGTGGTTGAGTGCTGCATTGCAAATCGGGTGATGATCCCCGGTGCCCCTGGCTTGCTGTTGATGCTACTAATCATCCGCCATCAGCCTCTGCATCATCGGCAGGGGCATCGACGGTGACTGCAACCTTCACGGTAGGCATGCCACTCCACGCATTCATCTCCAAATGCCTGCAAATCCATTCAGAAGGCTCAATCCAAGAAATTGAATTCTCTCTCGGTTTATATCCAGCCTTGTCTGAAGCACAGATAGAGGCTGAATTTGCCCGTCGTCAGTTGCTAATGCATGGTAGCGAGCATATTTGCTATGACATGCGGGACCCGAGTCCACCTGGTGTTGAAcacagagagcgagagagaagGGTGCATCCAAAGCTGTTCAGCGCGAGACCACGGGATGCGGTGATGAACAAATTATAACTAAGACCCAGCTTGGGCCCGGTAGTATAATTGGTTTGGTGCTCGTGCCTCTCGTGCTCCCAACTAATCAAGCTTACATTTTGACCAGGCTGACAAAAACTCTGTGTCCATATTTGCTCGCATAAAGTTCTAATATTCGGTGATCAGCTTTTCATAAAGTTTGTCCTGCCTGCATCCACTTCCAACACCATTGGGTTCAGAATTGAGGGTTCATGTGGGAGGGGCTGAACGGTGAGTCGTCAGGAAGGTTTCAGGGACCAACATATATGCATCAAGCCACAAACACAATGCATGTCTGGTGTTACACATGTATGCTTCCAAcgcttctttctttcttatagACTTCAAAGTCTGAAAGAAACAAAGGCACATCATCCCTCAATGTTATAAGTACAAAGTGCTTTCTTTCGAGCAGCACTGCATAATCCAGCATCAGCTTCAATCAGGACTCATCTTGAGCCGCCGCCCTAGGATGCACTGCAAACAGAGGGATTATCCAGCAATCGGTCTCAGGTCGTGCAAATCAGCAGTCGTCGATTAATCATCCGTCATCAGCCTCTGCATCATCAGCTCCACCACAGCGGGGGCATCAACGGTGACCGCAACCTTCACGGTCGGCATGCCGGTCCAGGCTGTGATCTCCCCGTACCTGAAAAATCAGCTCGGGATGATCAGCACACCGGACTGAATTCTCC
This window encodes:
- the LOC101780564 gene encoding glycine-rich cell wall structural protein 1.0-like, with the protein product MSAYEVKAGNSSTCKFRSKACIPDCGPWYESTWEKRSKAPEGKGGSGCEKGSSPWPSMTTREWGLWIWIWSSVGWGRRHRAWWGGTDGGGVATQGRLRGGEEKEDDGLVEGKGRRRPVDGGGAVREGSGGGGAVREGSGGGASAEGAR
- the LOC101784735 gene encoding GDSL esterase/lipase At1g33811 yields the protein MDCGRLALVVAVAAAAMASCAVETRGVAASGAPSPCMYIFGDSLVDNGNNNNILSLARANYRPYGIDFHEGPPGRFTNGRTMVDFLSDMLGLRPPLVPPYATARPADLPRGVNFASGASGVLAETGNNLGGHYPLSEQVDHFRAAVAAMGNSSAFRGSAARLAEHLGRCIFFVGMGSNDYLNNYFMPNYYDTARRYSPRDYAALLLQGYAAQITELYGLGARKFVVAGVGQIGCIPYELARMNNDNQPDTPSSVGSEDIAISIGIGGGGGGGGGGWGGGIGVGRSSSTSSNPNGGSGSGGGGSYSATNPTLTPADAGSGGACNETINSAIAIYNRGLLDMVKRFNGRGPQQLRGARLVFLDTVQSGKDLAANAAAHGFTVLDRGCCGVGRNNGQITCLPLQRPCDDRSAYMFWDAFHPTEAANRIYAAKAFGSNSTAEAYPINVSKLAAM
- the LOC101785128 gene encoding RAP domain-containing protein, chloroplastic, giving the protein MEAAIPLGLTLPRSSTGICSFSVLLKSTPKPNLSYSGRVPGKPALFPPRAVSEDRADATPQWQLDFLGARSGALDPPEEEDDDDELLPAEANDWCVRARRSALRSIEARGLAPSLQRMVSTPKKKKKKTAKKKDLKKAAAELKRRKKQLDAAREDEDEDEDEEEEDDDVVDDLRDMDDLELRVAQFADGMFDEKRQRNREAFVQTLSRFSAAPSNKSREVSLNRSIVQAQTADEVLSLAAEVIADVAKGLSPSPLTPLNIATALHRIAKNMEAVSMMQTHRLAFARQRDMSMLVGMAMVALPECSPQGISNIAWALSKIGGDLLYQSEMDRIADVAITKVQEFNAQNVANVAGAFASMRQSAPGLFSALAQRAAQILQTFKEQELAQFLWGCASLNECPHPLLDALDAAFQNDARFQCHVSDVTSSMHQEMDRPLNFGRDQIGNIAWSYAVIGKMDRPFFLHIWRTLSQFEEQRVSDQYREDMMFASQVYLANQSLKLEYPNLGLCLRSDLEEKITRAGKSKRFNQKTTSSFQKEVGRLLYSTGHEWVREYAIDGYTVDAVLVDEKLAFEIDGPTHFSRNLGTPLGHTAFKRRYITTSGWKLVSLSLQEWDELQGEFEQLEYLRRILDIEAE